The sequence GAAGGGAATGTAGTGTCATCAGCAGTTGTTTCTGACTTGGCATTTTCCTCTTTGTTTGATTCTTCAGCTTTTTGTTTGGCAGCATCTTTTGCTTCAGCAGCTTTCTTAGCTTCTTCAAAAGTAGCAGCACTTTCACTTGGGAATTCTTGGTTAGCATCATTAGCAGGCATCTTACCTGTCTTGTACAAGCTCAAGATTTCCTTTTCATCAAGTGTTTCGTACTTCAACAAGGCCTCGGCAATAATCTTATGTTGTTCACGATGTGTTTCAAGAATTTCTCGAGCACGTTCGTGATCTTCATCGATAATGCGTTTAACTTCTTGGTCGATAGCTTTGGCAGTGTCTTCAGAGTATGAAGGCAATTGACGATAGTTACCACCACTGAATGGTTGTCCATTCTTTTCAAGTTGAACAGTACCAAGCTTGTCTGTCATACCATATTCAGTAACCATAGTACGAGCAATTTGAGTAGCTTGCTCAAAGTCATTTGAAGCACCGGATGATGGTTGACCAACGATTAACTCTTCAGCCGTACGTCCACCAAGCAAACCAGTAATTTGTTCATTTAATTCTTTCTTAGTAGCAAGGTTTTGATCATCCTTAGGAAGCATGATAGCGTAACCGCCAGCACGTCCACGAGGAACAATCGTAACCTTTCTAACTACTCGAGAATCACTCAAGACCAAACCAATCAAAGCATGTCCAGCTTCGTGATAAGCAACCGTATGACGTTCTTTTTCAGGAACAACACGGTTTCTCTTAGCAGGACCAGCGATAACACGGTCTTCAGCTTCATCAAGATCAGTTGGATCAATCTTTTGCTTACCACGTCTTGCAGCAACTAGAGCAGCTTCGTTAAGTAAGTTTTCAAGATCAGCACCAGCAAAACCTGGAGTTTGTTGAGCAATAGCTTTCAAATCAACATCGTCTGTGAATGGCTTATTCTTAGCATGAACTTTAAGAATAGCTTCACGACCCTTGACGTCTGGACGACCAACAAGGATCTTTCTATCGAAACGACCTGGACGTAGTAACGCTGGATCAAGCACATCGGAACGGTTAGTAGCAGCCATAACGATGACACCTTCGTTACCAGTAAATCCATCCATTTCAATCAATAATTGGTTAAGCGTTTGTTCACGTTCATCGTTACCACCACCGGTACCGGAACCACGTTGACGACCAACGGCATCAATTTCATCGATAAAGATGATTGATGGAGCATCTTTTTTGGCGTTTTCAAACAAGTCACGAACACGTGATGCACCAACACCAACGAACATTTCAACGAAGTCTGAACCAGAGATTGAATAAAACGGAACTTTGGCTTCACCAGCAACAGCCTTAGCTAGTAAAGTTTTACCAGTCCCGGGAGGACCCTCAAGAAGAACACCTGATGGGATTCTGGCACCCAAAGAAACAAATTTCCTTGGGTCTTTTAGAAATTCAACAACTTCAACAAGTTCTTGTTTTTCTTCTTCAGCACCGGCAACATCAGAAAATCTAACTTTATTTTTCTTTGGATCTTGAGGTTTAACCTTGGATTTACCGAAGTTCATTACACGGTTAGCACCGCCACCTTGGCCTCCTCGACCCATCATTGCAAAGATTATAAAGAAGAATAATGCAAACGGAACAATCACCGTCAAAATCAAAGAAATCCATTGACCGGACTGTGATTTAGGAGCCGCAGTCGTCTTAACTCCCTTGGCAGTCGCAGCGTTATTGATTCTCTTTAACGTATCATTATTAGGCAAAACAGTTGAACTAAATGAAGTTACTTCACTAGAACCAGTGCTTTGAGAACGGCTAAATAATGACACGGAACGTGTAGTATCAGCCTTTTGAGCTTTCTTGTATTCACCAGTAACTTGATAAGCCCCTCCGATAGGTTCCAATTTGAAACTCTTCACTTTGCCTTGCTTCAATTGTGTGATGAATTGGTCTTGGCTTAATGTCTTTGATTGGTCTGAGGATTGACCACCAGCAAACCAACTTGCTGCAAGAACCAAAACAACAAAGAGCAAGATGTAAAACAGGCTATTGTTAATTAACCTATTTCGATTATTTTTCATACATTTCCTCCTAATTACTTAGACGTTACATATTGTAACATTGGTGAACATTAACACAATAATAATTGTAACTCTATCTAAATTATTTTGTACTATATACGTCTGGTTTTAAAACCCCAACATAAGGTAAATTACGATATTGCTCATTATAATCCATTCCATAACCAACAACGAATTCATCTGGAATTTGTACACCAATGTAATCGACGTCAACATGTTTGATTCTTCGAGCAGGTTTATCTAAAAAGGAAACAATTTTAATTGAGTTAGCATGTCTGGCATTAAACAACTCAGTCAATCTATCCAATGTATAACCAGTATCGATAATATCTTCAACAATGACTACATCACGTCCACGTAATGACGTATCCAAATCTTTAATGATTCTAACGTCACCAGTTGACATCGTATTTTCGCCACCATAACTAGAAACATCCATAAAATCGTATTCCATTTTAATATCGATATTCTTAACCAAATCCATCATAAACATTGCTGCACCACGCAAGATACAAACAAACAACGGATTCTTACCACGATACTCCTCAGTTAATTCTTTTCCTAAACGAGCATTAGCCTTTTGGATCTCTTCTTTCGAAACCAAAATCTTTTCGATATCTGAATTCATTCTTTTACCTCAACAAAGTTAATTTTGTAATGTTTATTACCTTTTTTTAAATAATCACTCATATTATAAATTTTTTCAACCCAAACTATCTGATTATCAAATAATAAAACTAAATAATTTTTACGTTCATATTCAGGTATTTTTTCATTAATAAATCGTTTACTCAATTTTTGATGTTTTCCATTAGAAAGAAGCAACTTATCCCCATCACGACGCGTTCTTAACGTGATTGTCTGGGGGATTTTGTCAACAACTAACGTACCTGAGTCATCATTCGTAATTTTTATTTTTTTTCCATTAAAAGTAATAGTCTGATTTAGTTTAACATCAATTGTTTCAAAATTAGTCGGTGTAGCTTTTTTTATAACAAACTGATTGTAAGTACGAATAAAACGCCATGAATCTTCTAAATCAACCGCAGCATTACTTTGATCACCAGTTAAAACTTCAATGATCTGATCGATTTGACGATTACTGATGGAAATATCTAATTTTCGCTTCGTAAAGAAATTTCCCCAAAACAAGGTCTGTTGGCCTTTATCCAATTGTAAAACTGGCTTTATTCGTCCGATAATTTGCTGCGAATTTTCTCTTAAATCCATTGCTTTTTCAATCGAAATGAATTGTTTTTTAGCCAAATTGATCAATGCTGTCAGCTGTTGGTCAAAAAAGCGAAAATGACTCAACAACTGTCCGTTTTCTTTTTGTAATTCTGGGAAAATATTGTTTCTCAAACGGTTACGCATGGTTATGTTATCAAAATTAGTTTCATCCTGGACATGATTTATATCATGGATATCTGCATATTCAGCTAATTGGCGTTTAGAAAAATCCAATAATGGTCGGACTATTTGACCAGTTCCAAAAGGACGTTGTTCCTTTAAGCTGACAACCTCATAAGCATTGCCTGATCGAATCATTTTCATCAAAATGTTTTCTGCCAAATCATTATTATGGTGGGCCGTCAGCAACGTATCAAAATTACCTTTTGCCATAACTTTCTTAAAGAAATCATAGCGAAAACTCCTAGCTGCAGCTTCCATTCCAACATCCTTAGGCTTTTTGCGCCACTTGGTAGTAAAGAATTGATAACCATTTTCAACACAATACTTTTTGAC comes from Companilactobacillus pabuli and encodes:
- the ftsH gene encoding ATP-dependent zinc metalloprotease FtsH, which gives rise to MKNNRNRLINNSLFYILLFVVLVLAASWFAGGQSSDQSKTLSQDQFITQLKQGKVKSFKLEPIGGAYQVTGEYKKAQKADTTRSVSLFSRSQSTGSSEVTSFSSTVLPNNDTLKRINNAATAKGVKTTAAPKSQSGQWISLILTVIVPFALFFFIIFAMMGRGGQGGGANRVMNFGKSKVKPQDPKKNKVRFSDVAGAEEEKQELVEVVEFLKDPRKFVSLGARIPSGVLLEGPPGTGKTLLAKAVAGEAKVPFYSISGSDFVEMFVGVGASRVRDLFENAKKDAPSIIFIDEIDAVGRQRGSGTGGGNDEREQTLNQLLIEMDGFTGNEGVIVMAATNRSDVLDPALLRPGRFDRKILVGRPDVKGREAILKVHAKNKPFTDDVDLKAIAQQTPGFAGADLENLLNEAALVAARRGKQKIDPTDLDEAEDRVIAGPAKRNRVVPEKERHTVAYHEAGHALIGLVLSDSRVVRKVTIVPRGRAGGYAIMLPKDDQNLATKKELNEQITGLLGGRTAEELIVGQPSSGASNDFEQATQIARTMVTEYGMTDKLGTVQLEKNGQPFSGGNYRQLPSYSEDTAKAIDQEVKRIIDEDHERAREILETHREQHKIIAEALLKYETLDEKEILSLYKTGKMPANDANQEFPSESAATFEEAKKAAEAKDAAKQKAEESNKEENAKSETTADDTTFPSEKDDQPKNDSSDTNDSTENSDSNSDSNKDNNSDN
- the hpt gene encoding hypoxanthine phosphoribosyltransferase, with the protein product MNSDIEKILVSKEEIQKANARLGKELTEEYRGKNPLFVCILRGAAMFMMDLVKNIDIKMEYDFMDVSSYGGENTMSTGDVRIIKDLDTSLRGRDVVIVEDIIDTGYTLDRLTELFNARHANSIKIVSFLDKPARRIKHVDVDYIGVQIPDEFVVGYGMDYNEQYRNLPYVGVLKPDVYSTK
- the tilS gene encoding tRNA lysidine(34) synthetase TilS; the encoded protein is MELDNKLLGTLRQKLQRYQAKKVLVAVSGGVDSMVLLHVVGRVLDPDNFAVVDVDHDLRPESADEVKFVKKYCVENGYQFFTTKWRKKPKDVGMEAAARSFRYDFFKKVMAKGNFDTLLTAHHNNDLAENILMKMIRSGNAYEVVSLKEQRPFGTGQIVRPLLDFSKRQLAEYADIHDINHVQDETNFDNITMRNRLRNNIFPELQKENGQLLSHFRFFDQQLTALINLAKKQFISIEKAMDLRENSQQIIGRIKPVLQLDKGQQTLFWGNFFTKRKLDISISNRQIDQIIEVLTGDQSNAAVDLEDSWRFIRTYNQFVIKKATPTNFETIDVKLNQTITFNGKKIKITNDDSGTLVVDKIPQTITLRTRRDGDKLLLSNGKHQKLSKRFINEKIPEYERKNYLVLLFDNQIVWVEKIYNMSDYLKKGNKHYKINFVEVKE